The genomic region aattatctttgaacCCAGAAATCCTACTTCTACAATTTTCTTCTAGAGACAAGGGAAGAAAATAGTAGCAGCCCTATGGTTCACTACCTTTTTCCCTAGAGATACCTAAGCAACTATGACATCAatcacaccaacacacacacatttagtaGGCTGAAGACAATGAAAAAGTTCtcattttcaatttaatgtttaaCTGTGTATATCTGATCTATTCAAATTGCCCACTACCAATAAACTTAGAATTTATGTACACATAGAATATGGTTTGTGCAAAGAATAATCAGTTATGTAACTTCTTTATCCCTACATGAATGAGtaatcaaatataaaaatccGAGTTCCCAAACAGCTTCCTCTGAGCTGGCATGCATCATACACGTGGTGCATGTCCATCTGTTCATCTGAAGCTCAAACACTTGTCAGTGCATAATTACAAAGCTATGATCCATCATTTCAGGCCTCTTTCAAAAGGAATTGTATATCTGGGCCAGATTTGGACAAATATTGACTCACATTTGCAGTGTGCATCTGTTAGCCTCCAAAAGTACATTCCAGTACAGGATCAGGACAGTGGGGAAACTGCTTTATAAGGCTTTCCTGAGAGGAAAGCTACATTTGCATGTGATTTTTGCTCATATCCTTTTAATCATTAATATCTGTTGTGCAAGAACTATGATTCATCCAAGTTTGCTGTGGCAATAGGTTAATTTGTGTTGCTTCAGGAGTTAataggaaaattgaaaaaaacaatttttgggggtgtacatttttctttctttacactGCTTTTTAGTAAGGTAAAACATTCATCAGTAGGATGCCAATGAAGTAAAAGTTAGTACACAAACATAGCACGTTGTGCAGCCATTAAAAGCATGTGATAGATAAACTTGGTGACAAAGTTTACAAAGTTTATCTTTAGGTCATACTGTGACCTAAAGAGGttgtaatattttacatttctacaaCAGTGTCTGGGAGCAGTTTGCCCTGCATTCTTGTTCACACTCGGTATTGTCCTGTTTTTTCAAggccattctaataggtgtgcAATCCTACTTcaatgtggctttaatttgcatttccctagtgactAGTGACATTCAGCATAATACCTTGTGCTTTGTGACATCTACACGTGTTCACTGGTGAAGTGCCAGTGTTTAAAATGTGTGCCTATTTTAAAAACTCTCAATTAATTCAGTGCTTCTGGCGTTTGCACTCGGGCTTCATACTTGATAGGAAGCATCAGGAAACTTCCATACTGGAAggacttccagccctttttgctttagttatttttctttttaagagtcCCACATTTTCTGCCTGGGTGagcctagactgcaatcctcctacttatgcctgccatgtagctgggattacatttgtgaagcaccacacccagctaattagttgaggtggaatcttgctatttgcccatgctggcctcgattattagtttttttaagccctttttttttattgggtTGTTTTCTTGAGAGTTCTTGGAACTCTTGGAGAGTTctttatgtgttatatattttgaacacaagtcttttttttgatgaatattttcttccagcctgAAACTTTCATACTTTCTTAAGTGTCTTTTAAggagttgttttgatttttttttaattttgctgaagTCAACTTTATCAAATTTCCTTATATGGatcatgttaaagaaaaaactcTTTGCCTAACTGACAAAATGTCATCTTCCTAATGTTCCCTAATGTAAGTCCCTAATGTTTATTGGTATCAAGGGATCTACGGTGACTACTTTATTGTTGGTACTGGTAATTTGTGGCTTCCCTTGTTTTTAATCAGTCTGcttagaaatgttttcatttttattaattttttcaaagaatcaacttttggcTTCACTGATTTTCTCTGTTCACATTCTATTGTtgctttcattgatttctgcctttttatttcttccgCTTTCCTGGGGCTTAATTTGCTCTTCGTGGTGGAAGTTTTGATAACTAATTTCAGAACTTTCATGATTTCTACCACGTTCATTCAATGTTATCAATCTCCCTCCAAGAATTTCTGTAGCTGCATCCCACAGATTTTGATACACTGTTATCATTTGAATTCatgttattttcacatttttgttgaataatttttttggcagcactaaggTCTGatttcagggcctcaggcttgctaggcaggcactctaccacttgagcctctccaccagcccttattttcacatttcttattttctcattaaCACAGACCTTACTTAGAAACAGGCTGCTGAACTTTCAAATATTTGGAAGTGGGAAATTTTGCAGTTTTAATAACATTTTGTGTTGTCTATGGGTggaaagtttctagaaatctagTTTAATTCCATTTTGGTCAGAGTAATGCTTTGCATGACTTTTAAACTTGGTATGATTTATTTTATGCCCCAGCACATTTATTTTGGTGAATGCTACAAATATACTTGAAGCCAACACTGGAATATGTATTCAATCATCACTGGATGAAATGTCCTCTAAGTGTCAAACAAGTCATCTTTTATTCAAGTCTTGTACATCCTTCCTGgttttctgtttccttgtttTAATCAGTTACTAAGAGAAGAGTACTGAGTTCTCCACTGTAATTGTGGTTTTCTATCAGCTTTTGCTTTGTGCATCTTGAAGCCCTGTATATACACATTTAGGATTGTCTCCTCCTGGTGTATGGCTGGTGACGTTCCATGATATGACTTTGTTAATATTAATGCAGCTTTCTTTAGATTGGTTTTGATATAGTATGCCTTTTTCTGTCCTTAGACTTTtaacatatttgtatttttaaaagattacttGTAGAAAACAGCATATAGCACATAATCAGGCTGTTTTTCTATCCACTCTTGACAATCTCTGTGTTAAGTGTCatgtttacatttacatttaatgtaattattgacaTCATTGGATTTGAAccaatgaaaatttgaaaattttcatcatgaaaattgttttatttgtaccatttgtctttctttcattctctgtcTGCTTTTGGTTTAAGTAATTTTTATAGTTCTATTTTACCCCTACTCTTGGTTTATGAGTCACACCACTTAAAAATTTGTTAGTTCCTCCAAGGCTTAAAATAAACATGTATATTTTTTCATAGTATACCTTCAAATATCATGCAATGTGCAGAATATAACTATATACTTCCAACTTCTATCCCCCCTGTCCTgtagtatttttacattttttgcatATGTTACAAACTAAGTCCTCATTCTtatctttgcttgtttttatggGGGGAGCAATACTGGGGtacaaactcagggcctcatccttgctaggcgggagctctatgacttgagcctctctgccagccccttaCCTTTGCTTTGTGAATTGTACTTTAAGAGTGTTTAGCATATTTTATAAGCTATTTTGTACTTACCTTCATTTTAGCTATTTTCGATTATTTCTTTTGGTAGATCCAAGACTATTGTGATATGGTATTTTTCCAGATGGTAGACatccttttaatatttctctttttttggtggtactggggggttgaactctggacctcacacttgctaggcaggtgctctaccacttgatctgaTCTGTTCCATCATTCCTACTTATTATTTCTTGTAGTGCAGATCTGCTAGTACTGAATTATATCAGCTTCTGTACatctgaaaatgtcttcattctgcatacttttagaaatatgttttctatTGGGCTTAGAATTTTTGATTAACAGTGATTGTTTCAAAATGTTAAAGATGTCACTCCATTGTCTTCTGCTTgcatggtttctgatgagaagttgCTGCTTTTCTCATCCGTTTTTCCCTGCCACCAATTTTTTTTAGCATTGTACACTTTCAGCTGTTAGTCCGTAATGTGTCTGTCATTTCCTAGTTGCTTTAAATCTTGCCTGAATTTTTTTAGATTCTTGAATCTATgtgagttctttggttttttgttttgttgttgttgtttttttttaattttcagccTTTTCATCTTCAAATATCTTTTCTTCCTATTCTCTCTACCCTGAGTTTCCAATTACATCAGTATACTAGATACTACACAGTTATCCAATTCTGGGgtgttctcttgttttctttgcaccttttgcttttgtgttttagttTGGGTGATTTCTATTGACCAATATGCAGGTTCTCTGACACTTTTCTCAGCTATGTTGACCATACTTTTTTTTGGCCTTTTTGAGAATCCCTGGATTACTCAGCATACTGTGCGACTGAGCTAGTACCTTACAGGCCAGGTTAAGCCAGTGCCTTGCCCACCTTAGTGGAAAGCTGACACAAAAAACTGTGATACATCAACTTACACTACTGAATTACACCTGGACATCCTAGGCTACAACAATGAGAACTAAAGAAATTCACAGACAGacctaatttatttttatcttcaaaaaaactaagaacatttgaaaattaacttcaggggttttattctttaatttaggCCATAATGCCATATAATAAAATAGAGCAGCCATGTCAGGAGTTCTAAAGCATAAATTCTATAAGTTCTAAAATATAAGCTCAGCAGTTACTCATTACTTTGATAAAACTGGTAAATGTTcattataattttgtttattgctttgaaacatagtctcactatgtagtccaggctggcctcaaactcatggttctCCTGCCTTGGCATCCCAAGTACAGGGATTACAGGACTGCCTGGCTTTCACAGTTCATtataaattacaaaaaagaaaaaactatgccAAAACTCTGCTTATCAAACTATTGTACTCATAATGCTGCATAATCTTTAACATATTAATAAGTGTGAAAAGACAGATGTAGCTATCTTAACTGGAATATTGTAAAGGTATGATCCACATTTTTCACTAAATATGCATGGTCCTGTACCATGCATATTTCATGGTGTCATTTCAGATCTATTCCATACTTCCTGTAGCTCCACAGTACAGAAATATAAAGTTTTCCAAATTCCTATTGGCAGattatttccagttttaaaaattgccttCATTGTATAATCCTTTCTGTTACAACTGCTTAATCACAAATTGTTATTCTATGATTTCCAGATGGGGCGTGCACAGTTTACACCTTGACACAGTCATGCACCACGTAACATTGCAATGACTGCATGTATTATGCCAGTCCCCTAAAATGATATCACAGTTATGTTGTGAACATCTTAGTTTGTGTTAAGTATACTATGTTGTTCACACAACAATGCAAGTGCCCTGAAACACACTTCTCAGAATGCGACCCTGTGGTTAGGTGATGTGAGACCGTACATGCAGATACTGACAAATATGAGCTTGTATTTTTCACTCCCACCAACAAAGAGAAGGTAGACTAGCAACCATGTGGTGTCACTATCCTAGTAATcaaacatttgacaaaatgcTTTCAAATTCTTAAGATTTTTCCAATGTGAGTGAAAAAATAACAGGGATGGAGAACCTGAAGTCCTTCAAACTCGCCATTGTCCCTGCCTAAGAAGATTTGGATTTCTTTAAATGGAATAGGCTACACTTAGAAATCACTCAGAACAACTGGACTTGAATGTAACTGTGGAGATTAAAAACCAAGCACTACGactttgatatttattaaaaagtatttgtCATCAGTAACCACTTCTGACACTTTCTAAATGTTACAGGAAAACTCTGCTTTAACACACAGGCAGAATAAAAACTCACCCATGTAAAATGCAGCATTCTATTATTTCAAAGTTAGCCAGAAACTTTATCAGTTTATACTGCCATTTAAAGTGCACGTCTATGTgcgcaggcacacacacacacacacacacacacacacacacacaaagctaaaCTTAAATTGGTATTATATTGTGTAAAAAGAGAGCAAATTTTAAGCAATTCAGTACATTTCTGCTTTAGATAGGACAAAGAATAGGAACCAATCCCAATAGGGCTACAACCAAATTTATGTTGATTCAATCAAATTTATGTTGATTCAGATTTCAAAACTGCTATGTTCTAcatctcaaatatttatttacttgcaGTAAAACTATTTGCAAGATTCAGCCTCCAAATCCAATTTAAATGAGTTTTGAAATGAACTTAATTGAAGTTTTTAATTATACCTTTCCatacttttattcattttataaaaagtaCTGAATAACTATTTCGAGTTCTGAAATGTGATGGTTTGTAACCCCAGCCATGAACGAAGCCCTGTGTGTCATCAGGCTTGTACTGTGGTGGACATGAGTTGGGCATGTTTGCCATTCTATTTTTGTTAAGTCCTGGaccatatttatgtttttaaatcctGGCTTGTGTGCAAAGGCATAGtcaagttttgaaagaaaaaaaaaaagaagaaaaagtcccCTGGCCTGTGGTCTCTGAATCATCCTAAATGTTGAAGTTGGatagaaaaattacattttcattttttaaaaacccttttttttttctagtaaataAACTCTGGTGACTGGATAACCTGTTTCTGCTTGAGGACCTCAAAAGAAACCAGAACACCCATTCACACCTTTGTTTCAATGCAGATCCTCTGACAAAGGATAGCCCTTACTGTATGCCTCACTTTTATAGAATTTATCACTGCTATGGACTCTCTGATGAATCAGAAGACCTGAGCTCCAACGGAAACCCTTGCCACAAGTATCGCATTTGTAGggcttctctcctgtgtggaCTCTCTGATGAGCTTGGAGGTTTGATCTCTGACTGAAGCCCTTACCACACACCTCACATTTGTATGGTTTCTCCCCAGTGTGCACCCTGTGGTGGGCTTGAAGACTTGAGTACCCACTGAAACCCTTACCGCACTGTTCACATTTATAAGGTCTCCCTTCTGCATGGATCCTCTGGTGTGCCTGAAGGCGGGAACTCTCACTAAAGCCCTTGGTGCACATCTCACATTTGTATGGTTTCCCTCCTATGTGGACCCTCCGGTGGGCTTCAAGGCGTGAACTCTGACTAAAGCCCTTTCCACACATCTCACACTTATATGGTTTCACTCTAGTGTGGACTCTCTGGTGACCTTGTAGATATGCTCTCTGACTGAAGCCCTTCCCACACACCTCACATATATATGGCCTCTCTCCAGAGTGGACGCTCTGATGGCTTTGAAGGTATGATCTCTGACTGAAGCTCTTACCACATTCATCACACTGGTAGggcttctctcctgtgtggaCTCTCTGATGGGCCAGAAGAGTAGAGGCCTTGCTGAAGCCTTTCCCACACTCTCCACATTTGTAGGGTTTTTCTCCTGTGTGAACCCGCTGATGAATTTGAAGATTAAAGCTCCAACTGAAGCCCTTCCCACACTCCTCACATTTGaatggtttttctccagtgtgaactctCTGGTGGCCTTGAAGGTGTGAACTCCGACTGAAGCCCTTACCACACTGTTCACACTTatatggtttctctccagtgtgaacttTCTGATGGCCTTGAAGATAGGAATTCCGACTGAAGCCCTTCCCACACTCCTCACATTTgtatggtttctctccagtgtgaactctCTGGTGGGCCTGCAGGTATGAACTCCGACTGAAGCCCTTATCACACTTTTCACatttatagggtttctctcctgtgtggacTCTCTGATGAACATTAAGAACCGATCTATGGCTGAAGCCCTTGCCACACATGTTGCATTTGTATGGCTTCTGTCCAGTGTGGACTCGTGGGTGATCTTTAAGTTTTGAATTCCAGTTGAAGCCATTCCCACACTCTTTGTAAGGTTTTTCTCTAATGTGAATTTTCTGCTGGTTTTGAATATAGGAATTTCGACTGAAGCTGTTGCTGCATACATAACGTTTATATGACTGCTCCCTGGAGTGGACCATCTGAAAATCCTGAAACTCTGAGGACAGGCTGAAGTCATTACCAAATTCCTCAGAACTATAGGGATTCTCTTCCATGTGAACTCCCTGCAGAATGTTAAGATTAGAACTACAAATGAAACCCTTCCCACACTCCACACCTGGGTATAGTTTCTCCTCAGTGTGAGTTTTCTGATGAACCTGAAGAAATGAACTCAGATTGAAAACATTCTCATTCTCATATTTGTTGGGAGGGTTTTCCCTAGTACCCCTAAAAATACTGCTAAGGTCTAATCTATAGCTGAAGGCTTTCTCATCAATACTGCACCCCTGGGGCAGTTCTCCTGTGCGGGTGAGTCCACGAGTAAGAGAGGAATCCTGACTGACATTCTCACCATCCTCACCACATCTGCATGGTTTCCCCTTTGCATCTGAGCTCCAATGGGACTGCAGATGAGAATCCTTGACAAcgtcttcctctcctctctcaacATTATGACAGATGTGAAGAACTGGCCTGCAACTACAGCCCTTTTCGAATGGAGTGCATGTATGGGGCTTCCCTGCTAAGCAGAACTGCTGATGGACTTCAGAGCTGTGGTCATTGGTGAAGGGTCTTCTAAACTCAGTGCGTGAGCAGGGCTTCTGCCCAGTTCTAATCGAGTCCTGATTAAGTAACAATTCCTTCATGATGTCTTCTTGGCAATCATGGAAACTGTAGCCATTTCCACTTCTGTGTGCTCCCAGATTACCACTGTGATGTGAGATCCAACTGACACCATTACAGCTACAGACATTATTTCTCATGGAAAGTTGATGACATTTACACTGACAACTCTGTGACTCCACCAGACACGTTTTCCTCCAGGCCTGCTGGGCTCTCAGAGATGAATACTCTTGGTTTGTTATACAACTGGAATGATCCCCAAGATGAGGCAATATATAGTTCCCATCTTCGGAAATCTGAATTGGAAAGCCTGCCCAAATCTGGCAGGGAGAATCACCTTGGCTTTGAAACTCAAAGTCCTTACCCAGAAAGTTTTTCATGGAATCTTGACAAGTAGTTAACCTGCCTGCACCTTGCTGCCAGCTCTGACAGAAGGAGAGCTCTTTGGGAGAAAGGGAACTTAATCCCACGTCTTGAATACTCTCCACATTACTTTGATTGTTGCTTCCTGTGAGGATAAAGAGAATTCAGACAAGTACACAGTGAATGTTTTATTCAGATGTTTCAAGATTTTACACCTAGGTCATAACATGAAACTTGAATGAACCAGAGGAAAATTCATGTCACTACTtctaaaaatacttagaaaactgCTGTTTCTTTGGCTACACTTTGTGGATAAGCAGGCTCTCAAAAATTCAGGCTATCTGGATGCCTCAAAATCAGGGTTTTATAGCACAACACAGGCAGCAACTATGGTGGTCCTGTTCAAAAGATCTAGCAAACTATAAACAGATAATATCATGGATCTATCATGGGTTGCCGGGagataagaaggagaaaagagaagaggataTTCTCAAGTTTGAAAGAATGTAGTTGCAAGTGGACAAAGGCTTTCTGTCTGGattctaacttttcttttttatggcacATGGGCATGGTAATGTTTACGCTTCTCTGCAAGAGAAGTGTGTAAATGCACTAagctgggggcagggctcaagtgatagagcacccacctagcaagcacaaggccgagttcaaacactagtaccacaaaaaacaaaaaagataaacaagattggagctgtgcttacctagcatgtgtaaagccctgaggtcaatccccatcaccacacacaaaaaaaaaaaaaataggtaaacaCAGATGCTAACCTATGCTTGAGCCATCATACAGCTTGTCTCAAATGAGCTATTTATCTTCATAAGAATAATAAGCTCCCCTAATTCACTGTTGTTACAGGATTCAACTCAAAAggcatcagaaaaaagaaaaaaatcctagagGCTAAGGAAAGTAAGCATGGCCTGTAAAGTGTCCTTTCAGTGACTCCTCCTCCATCAGCCATGCACAAAGCTCAGTGCACACTGGCTTTGTCCTGCATCGTTTTACTGGAAAATTCTTCAATGTCAGGGAGTCTGAAGCACTAGAGAAGAGTTGAAGAAAGGCATGACGTGGGTAGAAGTGGGTAGAAGAAGTAGACATCAGACCTTTCCGTGCTGGTGAGAGGTGTCCTCCCTAAGGACAAATGGTTAAATGGCTGAATTAATGACACATGCTCTTCTAACACTTGACAGTACATTAAGTGTCTAAGGTGTTGAAAAGGAGTATTCTTAGGAGTGTTAGTCTCACACAGCAATTCCTCCTTACTTGTTTGTGCTGGTCTCTCCACACTGGAGTGTGTTACCCACAAGGACAAGCACTTTGGGGTGTGCACTGCCTTACACAACCTGGTGAAGTCATTGTTCAATAAACATTGATTGGTGAATAAATCATAGTTTGAATCATTCTCACTCAACAGACCAGAGTTACTCTTAGTAGGAAAGAAACTGGTAATGGCAATTTTGCTGGATGTTGAAGGGTTTTCCAAGGGCTTAGGCTGCACTCAGGGTgctggtgctggtgctggtgggaaagcaaagGTCACAAGAGCCTCTTGGTGAAATGAAAGCAAATGACCTAAAAGACCCAGAGGCAGGACTTATGGGTTGAGTCTTTTAAAGGCTACTTTAAATTAGTGtatttttcttcagcaaaatctTACCTATATATCCTGGCCTGTCCCCAACTTTTAGAGTCACAGTTTTAACTCAGTCCCCAGGGACATAAGACATGTGAAAACAAGAACAGTCTTGTGCGGTTGAGGGCAGAGGAAGTACAGTGCAGAAAACAAAGCCTCCCTTAATAATGAGCCTGCCTATCACAGCCTGAGATCAGTTGTCACAACAATTATGCATAAAGGTGATCACAAGTTATctagaaattctaagaaaaaaactGACTACACATGTGGAAGTTAAAAATTAGATTTGTCATATTTCATTGGCAACATATTATTTTATGCATATCTTATATCTGAAGTTAGTTGATGCAAATGTAGAACTTTATTTGGTGGAATGGGGGTTgcattcagggtcttgcacttgcaaagcaggcactgtactacttgagccactctaccagccctaacaCTTTCTACTAAAAAGAAATCATGTCAAAGGATTTTAATGCTAGGTCAACCTCTGATTAGCACATGTAAGATATcgcaaaatatttatcaaaagttGAGTTAAAAGTTAAAACTTAGGACTGCAGtagtggttcaactggtagagcacctgcctagcaagtgtgaggccctgagttcaaactccaataccaccagaaaaaaaaaacttaaaattcagtTAAAGTTAACATATAAAGTTAAAATCACTGCAACTATTAATACAGTGGTGTTTGATATTCAAATTAAgtcataaaggaataaaaattaatgaaggaaATGGCTGCTAACAACAGTCTCAGGACTATGGATAAAAATGGGAAGCTTCTTTGTTCAGTGCCTATTAACTATACCCTAAAAGATGCAGAATTAAAGATGAGGATTCCTTATGGACTTTCTTAGAAAAACACCAACCTCTTGCCTGTTCCTTTTCACTGTGAGGAGAGACTGTCAATTTGGGTCAGAGAAGGAGATCAGAGTAAAAGAAATAATGTCTGCGAAAGACTGTTTAAAGAACTGCtggaaaagggctggggcatggttcaagtagtagagcacttgcctggcaaacccaaggccccgagttcaaaccctagtactgccaaaagaaaaacactgtggAGAATTCTGGCCTACAAGAAACTcaagacatttataaaaattgattAGCAACAGTGCAATCAACTAGGAAAGCTGCCACACTGAAAGAGCTCACTGTTCATTCTGGAAATACTAAAGTCTTAATCAAAGAGGAAGATCCTCTCCTGGATTCCTAAAGGTGCCCAAGTGGTGGAACCAGCCTCAGGATCCCTCAGGACACAGAAGGGTCATCAGAATTACATGAATGGACTGTGGAACTCTGGcgcatgcatgtatgcatgttCGTGCGTACATCCGTGGTGAGGGATGTACATGCACAGGCCTGTGCACATCAAGTTGATCTTGGTAATAAGCCTGTGAAAGCTTCTCTGTAGCAGTTGAGAGAAATTAAAATCTCACAGGATGCCTCCCGAAGCATCTGAAGTGTCACCTCACAATTCTGCTATCTGCCTTAGAGCTGTCATTCTGTCCTAACTTTCTAAGAGCCTGGACTGCAGACAGGAATATAAACAGGAACAATAACCGAGATGTGATCAGCACTCcttcaaaaagcagaaaaatgggcTGTGAGGACTTGCTGACAAGAAGTTGAAcatgccaggtgccggtggctcacacctgtaatcctagctactcagacggcagagatcaggaggatgacagttcaaaGCCCACCCCtggcaaaaaaagcaagaccctatattgaaaacacccaacacaaaacagggctggcagagtggctccatttgtagagtgccttcctagcaagcacgagccctgagttcaaatcctagtactgccaaaataataataataataataaaagaaggtAAACGTGCACCCTGGTGAGGAGGAGCACTTCCTCTCAGTGGAGCTAAGTTTTGGGGTTCAGTATTTATGGATTTGGGTAGAATTTCTGAGGCAAAAAAGGAGCTGCTTTCTAGTCTCTTCCTGTGGAGAAAATCAAAACTGGCCAAATACTATCCCAAAAAGTTTAGCAGATTAGATATAGCTGGAAGCAGCAAATtaccaaaacaaaatagaataaaacaccAGAAAAACTGCAGGGAGTATCTTACTACACTTGAAAGATGAAG from Castor canadensis chromosome 16, mCasCan1.hap1v2, whole genome shotgun sequence harbors:
- the LOC109692411 gene encoding uncharacterized protein, which encodes MTKLQEVVTFKDVAVVFSEEELGLLDAAQRRLYRDVMLENFRSLLSVAQQPFKPDLIAQLEREERLLTVETEAQRDGCSGSNNQSNVESIQDVGLSSLSPKELSFCQSWQQGAGRLTTCQDSMKNFLGKDFEFQSQGDSPCQIWAGFPIQISEDGNYILPHLGDHSSCITNQEYSSLRAQQAWRKTCLVESQSCQCKCHQLSMRNNVCSCNGVSWISHHSGNLGAHRSGNGYSFHDCQEDIMKELLLNQDSIRTGQKPCSRTEFRRPFTNDHSSEVHQQFCLAGKPHTCTPFEKGCSCRPVLHICHNVERGEEDVVKDSHLQSHWSSDAKGKPCRCGEDGENVSQDSSLTRGLTRTGELPQGCSIDEKAFSYRLDLSSIFRGTRENPPNKYENENVFNLSSFLQVHQKTHTEEKLYPGVECGKGFICSSNLNILQGVHMEENPYSSEEFGNDFSLSSEFQDFQMVHSREQSYKRYVCSNSFSRNSYIQNQQKIHIREKPYKECGNGFNWNSKLKDHPRVHTGQKPYKCNMCGKGFSHRSVLNVHQRVHTGEKPYKCEKCDKGFSRSSYLQAHQRVHTGEKPYKCEECGKGFSRNSYLQGHQKVHTGEKPYKCEQCGKGFSRSSHLQGHQRVHTGEKPFKCEECGKGFSWSFNLQIHQRVHTGEKPYKCGECGKGFSKASTLLAHQRVHTGEKPYQCDECGKSFSQRSYLQSHQSVHSGERPYICEVCGKGFSQRAYLQGHQRVHTRVKPYKCEMCGKGFSQSSRLEAHRRVHIGGKPYKCEMCTKGFSESSRLQAHQRIHAEGRPYKCEQCGKGFSGYSSLQAHHRVHTGEKPYKCEVCGKGFSQRSNLQAHQRVHTGEKPYKCDTCGKGFRWSSGLLIHQRVHSSDKFYKSEAYSKGYPLSEDLH